CGGGGTCGACGAGGAGCGGGTCCGAGAGCGCGCCCAGCGGGAGCGGCTCCGGGGACGAGGGGAGTGCGGGACCGGTCGCCATCGACCGATCCTACGGACGCGACGGATTAAGTCTGCGGGACGTGGCGGGGCGACCGCGGCGCACCGGAGCGCGGGAGACCGAGACGCACCGTAGCGGGAGAGATCGCGGCTCCCGACCTGCCGGCTCGCACGCCTTTTTCACCTCGCGCTCGGAACCCGGAGGCGTGCCACCGCTCGACCTGTCGATCGGGCTCGGAACGTCCGGGCTCGACGACCCCGAGACCTGTACCGACACCGTCGCCGCGGCGCTCGAGGCCGGCTACCGCCACGTCGACACCGCGCAGATGTACGACAACGAGGCCGCGGTCGGCGCGGGGATCGCGGAGAGCGACGTCGACCGCGAGGACGTGGTCGTCGCCACCAAGGTCCACCCGGAGAACCTCGCGCCCGACGACGTCCGCGAGACGGCGCGCGCGAGCTTGGACCGACTCGGTCTCGACCGCGTCGACCTCCTGTACGTCCACTGGCCGATTCGCGCGTACGACGCCGAGGCGACGCTGCCCGCGTTCGACGACCTCCGCGACGCGGGGGTCACGGACCACGTCGGCGTCTCGAATTTCACCCCCGACCTGCTGCGCGAGGCCCGCGAGATCCTTGACGCGCCGATCGCGGCCCATCAGGTCGAGTGTCACCCGCGGTTCCGGCAGCCGGAGCTTCGCGACCTCGCCGCCGAGTTCGACCACCGCCTCGTCGGCTACTCCCCGCTCGGCCGCGGCGAGATCATCGATGACCCCGAAATCGCCGAGGTCGCGGAGCGGAACGATCTCTCGCCGGCGGTCGTCGCGCTCGCGTGGGCGCTCGACCGCGGGGTCGTCCCGATCCCGAAGGCGCGCGGCGACCACCTCCGGGAGAACCTCCGCGCGGTCGACGTCGACCTGCCCGACGCCGACCTCGATAAGATCGACGCGCTCGACCCGGGCGACCGCCGGATAGACCCCGACGACGCGGCGTGGAACCGCTGAGAGGGCCCGGTTTCCGGTTCGTCGCCGCCTTCAGACCGCGTCGAGCCGCGCCCGAAGCTCCGCGTCCGCGCGCTCGACTAAGTCGTCGAGCGGCTCGTCGAGGTGCGTCGCCCACTGGTCGACGAACCCGGAGCGGCCGAGGATCCTGACGACCTCGTAGACCGGGCGGCGGCGCTCGAACCCCTCCGGAAGCCCCCCGGCGCGGTCGCGGTACCCCTCGCGGAGGGACGCTGCGAACCGGTCCGGGCCGGTCGAGTCGAACCCGTTGAGAAGCTGGTCCTCCGCGCGCACCAGGTCCCGCGCCGGGTCTCCGACGTGGGACAGCTCCCAGTCGATCGGCGAGACGCCGAGACCGCACCCGCCGAGCGAGCCGTCCTCGTCCGGGTCGCTCGTCACGAAGAGGTTCGGCTTGGCGACGTCGCCGTGGAGCAGCGCGGCCGGCGCGCCGTCGAGCAGGTCCCGGTTCGCGCGGACGCAGTCGACGACCGCGTCGTAGTGGCCCGCGAGCCGCTCCGCGGTGCCGATCTCGCGCGTCCGCTCGATCGTCGCGAGCAACACCTCCGTCCACGACGCGAACTCGACCGAGAGTCCGGTCGGCTGGTTGTTCTCCCCGATCGCGCCCCCGCTAGCGGCCGATCCGGTCTCCGTCCCC
The sequence above is a segment of the Halorubrum sp. 2020YC2 genome. Coding sequences within it:
- a CDS encoding aldo/keto reductase, yielding MPPLDLSIGLGTSGLDDPETCTDTVAAALEAGYRHVDTAQMYDNEAAVGAGIAESDVDREDVVVATKVHPENLAPDDVRETARASLDRLGLDRVDLLYVHWPIRAYDAEATLPAFDDLRDAGVTDHVGVSNFTPDLLREAREILDAPIAAHQVECHPRFRQPELRDLAAEFDHRLVGYSPLGRGEIIDDPEIAEVAERNDLSPAVVALAWALDRGVVPIPKARGDHLRENLRAVDVDLPDADLDKIDALDPGDRRIDPDDAAWNR
- a CDS encoding aminoglycoside phosphotransferase family protein, coding for MDGVESTTVARALREAFPGRPVDRVTGVGPSWNGANETVGVVFVDGGRAFLKVALADESHRLARECAVLRYLRANGPLPVPEVLAADPDGDPAYLATAPAPGRELLGAYEAASDDERERLLRRVGGALAALHADRFAAHGEIVGPGTETGSAASGGAIGENNQPTGLSVEFASWTEVLLATIERTREIGTAERLAGHYDAVVDCVRANRDLLDGAPAALLHGDVAKPNLFVTSDPDEDGSLGGCGLGVSPIDWELSHVGDPARDLVRAEDQLLNGFDSTGPDRFAASLREGYRDRAGGLPEGFERRRPVYEVVRILGRSGFVDQWATHLDEPLDDLVERADAELRARLDAV